A window of Rufibacter sp. LB8 contains these coding sequences:
- a CDS encoding GIN domain-containing protein has translation MKKNISVNLQGMIFHVEEDGYEMLRQYLAAIKAYFSSYEGHEEIVADIESRIAEIFFSRLNPGKQVITREDVQALIAQMGTITDFEMEEPLEAESYTHATTPPVGAPVPGEQKRLYRDVNRKVLAGVAAGIANYLQVDPLWIRLAFILLVLGVPLTGGFTLFGVVLYIICWVALPKSEILPEISARKLFRDPVDKKLGGVASGIAIYFGTDVAIIRLLFLIFFFFGVGLLAYIVLWIAVPEAKTITERVQMQGNPVTLSSIEESVKNTLNMKDANGQESTLAKVLLFPVRLVSQIIQVLSRMLNPILGFVITMVRVFAGLMLMLVSGAFLIALMVGLATSLGIEAGNEFIHIGDIPATAFFNAVPGWLIWAAFFAGIIPALLLFLLGIGLLAKRFLLRPAVGWSMLGVWLVAVAALLSGIALTTRHFQESGEYTVEQTFATSAQTLVLNVRETSHDYGHRLDIKMEGYNGTDVKVVQVFKAKGTNEENAIANAQMISYKMTQQGDSVIRFDDAFTFKNNAIFRDQDLDLKILIPEGKTLKFSAGFADHFASDVTNGEYYADDLSSNTWQMKNGRLECLTCSVVDTTTAPKGSNKGVAIMADDELSILNDDYQGVSKIYNVRDFTEIEAGGAYHIRVKQSYRTSVRVTGNTSDLDKMTVRVRNGVLQIKREGKLFTFWNSNQRPVLIEIETPDLTSLNVSGAVKAEVFGFAPDNFSLNQSGASEVAMGISTSHLELDLSGASKVTLKGHTDHLDAQASGASDIVADKLTASRAEVDLSGASEGVVNVQEHLRAQASGASNLQYTGDVKQVDTDQSGGSKVSRRK, from the coding sequence ATGAAAAAGAACATTAGTGTCAACTTACAGGGCATGATCTTCCATGTGGAGGAAGACGGCTACGAGATGTTGCGCCAATACCTGGCCGCCATCAAGGCGTACTTCTCCTCTTATGAAGGGCATGAAGAGATTGTAGCCGATATTGAGTCACGTATTGCCGAGATTTTCTTCTCCCGCCTGAACCCGGGCAAGCAGGTCATCACCCGCGAAGATGTGCAGGCTCTCATCGCACAGATGGGTACCATCACAGACTTTGAGATGGAAGAACCTTTAGAGGCTGAATCCTACACCCACGCCACCACCCCACCTGTGGGCGCTCCGGTACCCGGCGAACAAAAACGCCTGTACCGCGATGTGAACCGAAAAGTATTGGCTGGGGTAGCTGCTGGCATAGCCAACTATTTACAAGTAGACCCGCTCTGGATTAGATTAGCGTTTATTCTGCTGGTGTTGGGCGTACCGTTAACGGGTGGTTTCACCTTGTTTGGCGTGGTCCTTTACATTATCTGCTGGGTGGCTTTGCCTAAAAGCGAGATTTTGCCCGAGATTTCTGCCCGCAAGCTATTCAGAGACCCGGTAGACAAGAAGCTGGGCGGCGTGGCCAGTGGTATCGCTATTTACTTCGGGACAGACGTGGCCATCATCAGGTTGCTTTTTCTTATCTTCTTCTTCTTTGGCGTGGGTTTGCTGGCCTACATTGTGCTCTGGATAGCTGTGCCAGAGGCCAAGACCATCACGGAGCGCGTGCAGATGCAAGGCAACCCGGTCACGCTTTCCAGCATTGAGGAATCTGTGAAGAACACGCTCAACATGAAAGACGCCAATGGGCAGGAAAGTACCTTGGCGAAAGTTCTCCTTTTCCCAGTACGCCTGGTTTCCCAGATTATTCAGGTGTTGTCCAGAATGCTGAACCCTATTTTGGGCTTTGTGATCACCATGGTGCGGGTTTTCGCGGGTTTGATGCTGATGTTGGTGTCAGGAGCCTTTTTAATAGCCTTAATGGTTGGTTTGGCTACCAGTTTGGGCATTGAAGCCGGAAATGAATTCATTCACATAGGTGATATTCCGGCCACGGCCTTCTTTAACGCCGTACCCGGTTGGTTAATCTGGGCCGCTTTCTTTGCCGGCATCATTCCGGCGCTGTTGCTCTTCTTATTGGGCATCGGGCTGTTGGCCAAACGATTCTTGCTGCGTCCGGCGGTGGGTTGGTCTATGCTAGGGGTTTGGTTGGTGGCTGTGGCTGCCTTGCTGAGCGGGATTGCGCTTACTACCCGCCACTTCCAAGAATCCGGGGAATATACAGTGGAGCAGACGTTTGCCACTTCGGCCCAAACCTTGGTCTTGAACGTGCGAGAGACGTCACATGACTACGGGCACCGCTTAGACATTAAAATGGAAGGCTACAACGGAACCGATGTAAAAGTGGTGCAAGTGTTCAAAGCCAAGGGTACCAACGAAGAAAATGCCATTGCCAACGCCCAGATGATCTCCTACAAAATGACCCAGCAGGGCGACTCGGTGATCAGGTTTGATGATGCCTTCACCTTTAAGAACAACGCCATTTTCAGAGACCAGGATTTAGACCTTAAAATCTTAATTCCTGAAGGCAAAACCCTGAAATTCTCGGCTGGCTTCGCAGACCATTTCGCCAGTGATGTCACCAACGGCGAGTATTACGCAGATGATCTGTCCTCTAACACCTGGCAAATGAAAAACGGACGTCTGGAGTGCCTTACCTGCAGCGTGGTAGATACTACCACTGCTCCCAAAGGCTCCAACAAAGGCGTGGCTATTATGGCAGATGATGAACTCAGCATTCTGAACGATGACTACCAGGGCGTGTCTAAAATCTACAACGTGCGGGACTTCACTGAGATAGAAGCCGGCGGCGCGTACCATATCCGGGTGAAGCAGTCGTACCGCACCTCAGTGCGGGTGACCGGCAACACCAGTGACCTGGACAAGATGACGGTGCGGGTACGGAACGGCGTGCTGCAAATAAAGCGCGAAGGCAAGCTTTTCACGTTCTGGAACAGCAACCAACGTCCGGTTCTGATTGAGATTGAGACCCCAGACCTCACCTCCCTCAACGTTTCTGGCGCGGTGAAAGCCGAAGTCTTCGGGTTTGCCCCAGACAACTTCAGCCTAAACCAATCTGGGGCCAGCGAGGTAGCCATGGGCATAAGTACCAGCCATTTGGAACTTGACCTGAGCGGCGCTTCCAAGGTAACGCTCAAAGGCCACACTGATCACCTAGATGCCCAAGCCAGCGGCGCCAGTGACATAGTAGCCGATAAATTGACCGCCAGCCGGGCCGAGGTGGACTTGAGCGGCGCCAGCGAAGGTGTGGTAAACGTGCAGGAACACCTGCGGGCCCAAGCCAGCGGCGCCAGCAACTTGCAATACACCGGTGATGTGAAACAAGTTGACACCGACCAATCTGGTGGCTCCAAAGTAAGCCGAAGAAAATAA
- a CDS encoding alpha/beta fold hydrolase has translation MKNPILRRLSVALSLCIAFFIAISFPAEAQKNQAAAANPSAADQSTFLNEQRFITINGQDQWVTIKGNPAKPVLLFLHGGPGSPLTPYADQLYGSWEKDFLLVQWDQRGAGKTFGKNAPKELTPDFLSANPLTLAQMTADGVALSEYLIKHLGKKKITLLGTSWGSILGVEMALKRPDLYSAYVGHSQVVNLWANFELAYKKVLALAQQAKDQPAIDLLQTIGAPPYADPKNYGQMLRVVKRYERSRAQPAPAAWNKIAPEYDNEQDTQHRYDGDDYSFVNLIGDKKLNLPSMIADQDFMRTGLKFKLPVYFIQGAGDLTTAPELTTAYFNKLKAPKKELVLLPNSAHGHNQLVIDAQLKILQEKVVPKAK, from the coding sequence ATGAAAAACCCCATCCTACGCCGCCTTTCGGTCGCGCTCAGTCTCTGTATTGCCTTTTTTATTGCGATTTCCTTTCCAGCCGAAGCTCAGAAAAACCAGGCGGCCGCAGCTAACCCTTCTGCCGCTGACCAAAGCACATTTCTGAACGAGCAACGTTTCATCACTATCAACGGCCAAGACCAGTGGGTAACTATTAAAGGAAATCCTGCCAAACCCGTTTTGCTGTTCTTGCACGGTGGGCCGGGAAGCCCTTTGACGCCGTATGCCGACCAATTGTACGGTTCCTGGGAGAAAGATTTCCTGTTGGTGCAATGGGACCAGCGCGGCGCGGGCAAAACCTTCGGAAAGAACGCTCCCAAGGAATTAACTCCAGATTTCTTAAGCGCCAACCCCTTAACCCTGGCGCAAATGACCGCAGATGGCGTAGCGCTTTCAGAATACTTGATTAAGCACCTCGGCAAAAAGAAAATCACGTTGCTGGGCACTTCCTGGGGCTCCATCTTGGGCGTGGAAATGGCGCTTAAACGTCCGGACCTGTATTCCGCGTATGTGGGGCATTCACAGGTGGTGAACCTCTGGGCTAATTTTGAACTGGCGTATAAGAAGGTACTGGCCCTGGCGCAACAGGCCAAAGACCAGCCAGCCATTGACCTGCTACAAACCATTGGTGCGCCACCCTACGCAGACCCCAAAAACTATGGACAAATGCTGCGTGTGGTGAAAAGATATGAACGTAGCCGCGCCCAACCCGCCCCCGCCGCCTGGAATAAAATAGCCCCAGAATATGACAACGAGCAAGACACCCAACACCGCTATGACGGCGATGATTACTCTTTTGTGAACCTGATTGGGGACAAAAAACTGAACCTGCCTTCTATGATAGCCGACCAGGATTTCATGCGCACCGGCCTAAAATTCAAACTGCCTGTCTATTTTATTCAAGGCGCAGGCGACCTCACCACGGCCCCTGAGTTGACGACGGCCTATTTTAACAAACTGAAAGCGCCCAAGAAAGAATTGGTGCTGCTCCCTAATTCAGCGCATGGACATAACCAACTGGTGATTGATGCCCAACTGAAAATTTTGCAAGAAAAAGTAGTGCCTAAAGCAAAATAA
- a CDS encoding CCA tRNA nucleotidyltransferase, translated as MTSPNISLPDHPVFAVVAQAAKELNAEAYVIGGYVRDLVLNRSSKDIDVVCLGNGIELAQLVASKLPNKPKVAVFKNFGTAMLRTSDGWEVEFVGARKESYRAESRKPEVEQGTLEDDLNRRDFTINALGLSLNEGSYGQIIDRFEGLKDIKRKNIKTPLAPGITFSDDPLRMMRAIRFASQLDFDIDPDTFDAISEHKERIKIVSQERITDELNKIILSKTPSYGFKLLFQTGLLELIFPKMVKLHGVETINKNSHKDNFYHTLQVLDNVADVSNDLWLRWAAILHDIAKPETKRYNEKVGWTFHGHEDRGARQIPKIFADLKLPLNEHMKQVQKLVLLHLRPIALVKETVTDSAIRRLLFEAGEDIDLLMQLCKADITSKNNDKVKRYLQNFERVEQKLKEVEEKDQLRNFQPVITGDLIMQTFNLAPSKEVGILKSAITEAILEGEIRNEYEEAFAYLLKRGQKLGLTPIDSQ; from the coding sequence ATGACTAGCCCAAACATTTCCCTTCCAGACCATCCTGTTTTTGCCGTGGTGGCGCAGGCGGCCAAAGAACTCAACGCGGAGGCTTACGTGATTGGTGGGTATGTGCGGGATTTGGTGCTCAATCGGTCCAGCAAAGACATTGACGTGGTGTGCCTTGGCAATGGCATTGAACTGGCGCAACTGGTGGCCAGCAAGTTGCCCAACAAACCCAAAGTGGCCGTGTTTAAGAACTTCGGGACGGCCATGCTGCGGACTAGTGACGGCTGGGAAGTGGAATTTGTGGGCGCCAGAAAAGAATCATATCGCGCCGAAAGCCGCAAGCCCGAAGTGGAGCAAGGCACGCTGGAAGATGATTTGAACCGAAGGGATTTTACCATCAACGCTTTGGGCTTAAGCCTGAACGAAGGCTCGTATGGCCAAATTATTGACCGGTTTGAAGGCCTGAAAGATATCAAAAGAAAGAACATCAAAACACCTTTGGCGCCGGGCATCACGTTCTCAGACGACCCACTCCGCATGATGCGCGCCATTAGGTTTGCCAGCCAATTGGATTTCGATATTGACCCAGACACGTTTGACGCCATTTCTGAGCATAAGGAGCGCATCAAGATTGTGTCGCAGGAGCGGATAACGGATGAATTGAACAAAATCATCTTGTCTAAAACGCCCAGCTACGGGTTTAAGCTGCTGTTTCAGACCGGTTTGCTGGAGTTGATTTTCCCGAAGATGGTGAAGCTGCACGGCGTAGAGACCATCAACAAGAACTCACACAAAGACAATTTCTACCACACGCTGCAGGTCTTAGACAACGTGGCCGACGTCTCCAATGACCTCTGGCTCCGCTGGGCCGCCATCTTGCACGACATCGCCAAGCCCGAAACCAAGCGTTACAACGAGAAAGTAGGCTGGACCTTCCATGGCCATGAAGACCGCGGCGCGCGCCAGATTCCCAAGATTTTCGCTGATTTAAAGTTGCCCCTCAACGAGCACATGAAGCAGGTTCAGAAACTGGTGCTTCTCCATCTTCGGCCCATTGCGCTGGTGAAAGAAACTGTGACCGACTCGGCTATCAGAAGATTGCTGTTTGAGGCCGGCGAAGACATTGACCTGCTCATGCAACTCTGCAAAGCCGATATCACCTCCAAAAACAATGATAAAGTGAAGCGCTACCTCCAGAATTTTGAGCGCGTGGAGCAGAAACTGAAAGAAGTGGAGGAGAAAGACCAACTCCGCAATTTCCAGCCGGTCATCACAGGCGATTTAATTATGCAGACGTTCAACCTTGCGCCATCTAAAGAAGTAGGTATTCTCAAAAGCGCCATTACAGAAGCCATTCTGGAAGGTGAAATCAGAAACGAATACGAAGAAGCCTTTGCGTATTTGCTGAAGCGCGGCCAGAAATTAGGTTTGACGCCAATAGATTCACAATAA
- the mce gene encoding methylmalonyl-CoA epimerase, with protein sequence MKVEHIGIAVRNCQDANQLFEKLLGAGPYKAEKVESEAVNTSFFHVGNTKIELLESTSENSAIAKFIEKKGEGIHHIAFEVADIYAEMERLRNEGFQLLNETPKRGADNKLVCFIHPKTANGVLVELCQEIKE encoded by the coding sequence ATGAAAGTAGAGCACATCGGCATTGCCGTGAGAAATTGTCAAGACGCCAACCAGTTGTTTGAGAAATTGTTAGGCGCAGGCCCGTACAAGGCAGAAAAAGTGGAATCTGAAGCTGTCAACACTTCTTTTTTTCATGTGGGCAACACCAAGATTGAGCTGCTGGAATCCACTTCAGAAAACAGCGCCATTGCCAAGTTTATTGAGAAGAAAGGCGAAGGCATCCACCACATTGCGTTTGAAGTAGCCGACATCTACGCCGAAATGGAACGGCTGCGCAACGAAGGTTTTCAGTTGTTAAACGAGACCCCCAAACGCGGCGCCGACAACAAACTGGTCTGCTTCATTCACCCCAAAACCGCCAACGGCGTGCTGGTTGAATTGTGCCAGGAAATAAAGGAATAG
- a CDS encoding IscS subfamily cysteine desulfurase → MKFPIYLDNNATTPMDPRVLEAMLPYFTNHFGNAASRNHPFGWAAEEAVDYAREQIAALINCDPKELIFTSGATESDNLAIKGVFEMYASKGNHIITATTEHKAVLDTCKHIEKIGGQVTYLEVDEKGLINLQELEAAITDKTILISIMYGNNEVGVLQSIKEIGEIAKKHGVLFFSDATQAVGKIPVDVKADGIDLMAFSGHKMYGPKGVGALYVRRKNPRVKVTAQMDGGGHERGMRSGTLNVPGIVGLGKACEICRTDMASDTARIIAMRDRLERELLQMEESYLNGSKEHRLPHVSNISFKYVEGEGLMMGIKDLAVSSGSACTSASLEPSYVLKAMGMSDDLAHSSLRFGLSRFTTDEEVTFAINHVKEAVTKLRELSPLWEMFKEGIDLDSVEWAEH, encoded by the coding sequence CTGAAATTTCCGATTTATCTAGATAATAATGCCACCACGCCCATGGATCCACGGGTTTTGGAGGCGATGTTGCCCTATTTTACCAACCACTTCGGGAATGCGGCGTCCCGTAACCACCCGTTCGGTTGGGCCGCCGAGGAAGCCGTTGACTACGCCCGCGAGCAGATTGCCGCCCTTATCAACTGTGACCCCAAAGAATTGATTTTCACTTCTGGTGCTACGGAGTCTGACAACCTTGCCATTAAAGGCGTGTTTGAGATGTACGCGTCTAAGGGCAACCACATCATCACGGCCACCACTGAGCACAAAGCCGTGTTGGACACTTGCAAGCACATTGAGAAAATTGGCGGGCAGGTAACTTACCTTGAAGTTGATGAAAAAGGCCTGATTAACCTGCAGGAACTGGAAGCCGCCATCACTGACAAGACCATCTTGATTTCCATCATGTATGGCAATAACGAGGTAGGCGTGCTACAGTCTATCAAAGAGATTGGCGAAATTGCCAAGAAGCACGGCGTGCTCTTCTTCTCAGATGCCACGCAAGCGGTAGGTAAAATTCCGGTTGATGTAAAAGCCGATGGTATTGATTTGATGGCTTTCTCTGGTCACAAAATGTACGGTCCTAAAGGCGTTGGTGCTTTGTACGTTCGCCGCAAGAACCCAAGAGTAAAAGTAACCGCCCAAATGGACGGTGGCGGACACGAGCGCGGCATGCGTTCTGGGACCTTGAACGTGCCCGGCATTGTGGGTTTAGGCAAAGCCTGCGAAATCTGCCGCACCGATATGGCTTCTGATACCGCCCGCATCATTGCCATGCGTGACCGTCTGGAGCGTGAATTGCTGCAAATGGAAGAGTCGTATTTGAACGGATCAAAAGAGCACCGTCTGCCGCACGTAAGCAACATCTCTTTCAAATATGTAGAAGGTGAAGGTTTGATGATGGGTATAAAAGACCTGGCCGTTTCTTCGGGCTCTGCGTGTACGTCTGCTTCTCTGGAGCCATCTTACGTGCTCAAGGCTATGGGCATGAGCGATGATTTGGCGCATTCTTCCCTGCGTTTCGGGTTAAGCCGCTTTACCACGGATGAAGAAGTAACCTTCGCGATTAACCACGTGAAAGAAGCAGTGACCAAACTGCGTGAACTAAGCCCGCTGTGGGAGATGTTCAAAGAAGGCATAGACCTTGACTCTGTAGAGTGGGCAGAACACTAG
- the iscU gene encoding Fe-S cluster assembly scaffold IscU, translating to MAYSDKVIDHYSNPRNVGTLDKSKTNVGTGLVGAPECGDVMRLQIEVDGNQVITDAKFKTFGCGSAIASSSLATEWLKGKTVDEALAIDNMEIVEELALPPVKIHCSVLAEDAIKSAINDYRVKNGMEPLVEAKAHH from the coding sequence ATGGCTTATTCAGATAAAGTAATTGACCATTACAGCAACCCCCGCAACGTGGGCACGCTGGACAAATCAAAAACAAACGTGGGTACCGGTTTAGTAGGTGCCCCAGAGTGCGGTGACGTGATGCGCCTGCAGATTGAGGTAGACGGGAATCAGGTGATCACAGATGCCAAGTTTAAAACCTTCGGTTGTGGTTCGGCCATCGCGTCTTCTTCTCTGGCCACCGAGTGGTTGAAAGGCAAAACTGTTGATGAGGCCCTGGCCATTGACAACATGGAAATTGTGGAAGAATTGGCCTTGCCGCCAGTGAAGATTCACTGCTCTGTTTTAGCCGAGGACGCCATTAAATCTGCTATCAATGACTACCGCGTGAAAAACGGAATGGAGCCATTGGTAGAAGCCAAAGCCCACCACTAA
- a CDS encoding iron-sulfur cluster assembly accessory protein → MITVSDKAKEKVEKLKKDSNIDDSFRLRASVAGGGCSGLSYQLDFDDEVKPMDQEFEDKGVKVVVDMKSFLYLAGTELDFSDGLNGKGFYFNNPNASRTCGCGDSFSV, encoded by the coding sequence ATGATTACCGTTTCTGATAAAGCAAAAGAGAAAGTAGAAAAGCTGAAGAAGGATTCTAACATAGATGACAGCTTCCGGTTGAGAGCCTCGGTGGCCGGTGGCGGATGCTCCGGTCTGTCTTACCAGCTTGACTTTGACGACGAAGTAAAGCCCATGGACCAGGAGTTTGAAGACAAAGGCGTGAAGGTAGTGGTTGACATGAAAAGCTTCCTTTACCTGGCAGGCACCGAGTTGGATTTCTCTGACGGCCTCAACGGCAAAGGCTTCTATTTCAATAACCCCAACGCCAGCCGTACCTGCGGCTGCGGCGACAGTTTCTCTGTGTAA
- a CDS encoding pseudouridine synthase, whose protein sequence is MRYLLLNKPFEVLTQFTDETGRQTLKDYVPVPNVYPVGRLDYDSEGLVLLTDNKQLQHRLSDPKFKVEKTYWVQVEGIPTEEALEHLRSGVTIQGKKTAPAKARLLEDVELWERSKPIRFRANIPTTWVEIKISQGMNRQVRKMTAAVGFPTLRLVRVAIGKLTLGELQPGEYRTLTEEEVKQLHLFAKPKAPYQPPFRKR, encoded by the coding sequence TTGCGCTATCTTCTCCTTAACAAGCCCTTTGAGGTACTTACCCAGTTCACAGATGAAACGGGTAGGCAAACCCTGAAAGACTACGTGCCGGTACCCAACGTGTACCCCGTAGGTAGGCTGGACTATGACTCTGAAGGCCTGGTCTTACTCACCGACAACAAGCAATTGCAGCATCGGCTCTCAGACCCTAAGTTCAAGGTGGAGAAAACCTATTGGGTACAGGTAGAAGGAATTCCTACGGAAGAGGCACTGGAACATCTGCGGAGCGGCGTCACCATTCAAGGCAAGAAAACGGCTCCGGCCAAAGCGCGGCTGCTGGAAGACGTGGAACTCTGGGAACGGTCAAAACCCATCAGGTTCCGGGCGAACATTCCCACCACCTGGGTAGAAATAAAGATAAGCCAGGGCATGAACCGACAGGTGCGCAAAATGACGGCGGCCGTAGGATTTCCAACGCTGCGCTTGGTGCGCGTGGCCATCGGCAAGCTGACACTAGGGGAGTTGCAGCCCGGGGAATACAGAACTTTAACCGAAGAGGAAGTGAAACAACTGCACCTATTCGCCAAGCCCAAAGCCCCATATCAGCCGCCCTTCCGGAAAAGGTAA
- a CDS encoding DUF2007 domain-containing protein: MSTEEKDQLVTICRYNTPIDAHMAKNKLESEGIMVFLFDENIVSINPLFSNLMGGIKLKTLASDADKAVSILNYVTDQPYIGEQETAVQCPRCGSFKLTYVYESGNKLKSFFGFAIAFLTFTLPLLSKDQYQCNNCGKKFRRA; the protein is encoded by the coding sequence ATGTCTACAGAAGAGAAAGACCAATTAGTCACCATTTGCCGGTACAACACGCCCATAGACGCGCACATGGCCAAAAACAAACTGGAGAGCGAGGGCATTATGGTGTTTCTGTTTGACGAAAACATAGTGTCCATCAACCCATTGTTCAGCAACCTCATGGGCGGCATAAAACTCAAAACCCTGGCCAGCGACGCGGACAAAGCCGTTTCCATTCTGAATTACGTCACAGACCAGCCCTATATCGGTGAACAGGAAACCGCCGTACAATGTCCTCGCTGCGGCTCCTTCAAGCTTACCTATGTCTATGAATCTGGCAATAAACTGAAATCGTTTTTTGGGTTTGCCATCGCCTTCCTCACTTTTACGCTGCCGCTGCTGTCCAAAGACCAATACCAATGCAATAACTGCGGAAAGAAATTCAGGAGAGCGTAA
- a CDS encoding vWA domain-containing protein, translated as MQSFQIHTVYSPWYLLLCLAAGIGISWLLYRKSGPWPTGLRWFLATLRAVLVTLVCFLLLEPYTRRIKQEELKPTVVLALDNSESVALFTPKDQLNSALQALDGLAERLRAKGLRVEYEINSADSAVTNFAEIPFAAPVTNLHALLETGRRKYQKENLAALVLISDGIHNQGPTPTFQNYAANVYPVALGDSIPKPDVVLEELAYNKVNYSGTSFPVQARLRHTGFAGTTVTVLLQEGGKTVQRQNVTLPRSTDVPVSFQVTAAQPGKKHYEVLVQGPDAEFTKLNNQRHAYLDVVKGKLNILLAAAAPHPDVKAIRSALITNPLLNVEVVLGPFQNPKFQSPYDAAILHQIPNSNGMGTNWLQRLRTANVPSFYILGSQTDFNAFNNLQAGITLPRPSIQFDEVQPLLNAKFQRFATEPIAKGRIRTWPPAAVTFGDWALGGSTEIILYQQVGNVQSTKPLLVYKASAPAPTAVLLTDGSWQWRLSEAADHGEAQIYDDLMTHMVQLLANRRDQKRLHVYPVKDEFNVSEEVILQADVYNAVQEEVFGQTVSLTLTREGGQQTRHRFKHEQGGEGLKLGALPGGVYRYSATTQADGQTHTDTGEFLVVEQNLEALQAVADHELLNQLAQRSETRLYYPTQLAQLEQDLLAANFKTILRSKEEEKNLLEQSWYYILLLVLACAEWALRRYYGSL; from the coding sequence TGGTCTGCTTTCTATTGCTGGAGCCGTACACGCGCAGAATCAAGCAGGAGGAGCTAAAACCCACCGTGGTGCTGGCCCTGGACAATTCAGAATCGGTGGCATTGTTTACCCCTAAGGACCAGTTGAACAGCGCGCTCCAAGCCCTGGACGGCCTGGCCGAACGGTTGCGTGCCAAAGGCCTTCGGGTGGAGTATGAAATCAATTCTGCTGATTCAGCGGTGACCAACTTTGCCGAGATACCCTTTGCCGCGCCGGTCACCAACCTGCACGCCCTGCTGGAGACCGGCCGCCGGAAATACCAGAAAGAAAACCTGGCGGCGCTGGTGCTTATCTCAGACGGTATCCACAACCAGGGGCCAACGCCCACCTTTCAGAATTACGCGGCCAACGTGTACCCCGTGGCCTTAGGCGATAGCATTCCCAAGCCAGATGTGGTGCTGGAGGAACTGGCCTACAACAAAGTCAATTACAGTGGCACCTCGTTCCCGGTGCAGGCGCGTTTGCGGCACACGGGTTTTGCCGGCACCACGGTGACCGTGCTCTTGCAGGAAGGTGGCAAGACGGTACAGCGCCAGAACGTCACGCTTCCGCGCAGCACCGACGTGCCGGTGTCTTTTCAGGTCACGGCCGCGCAGCCGGGCAAGAAGCATTATGAAGTGCTGGTGCAAGGCCCAGATGCAGAATTTACAAAGCTCAACAACCAGCGCCACGCGTACTTAGATGTGGTGAAAGGCAAACTGAACATTCTGCTGGCCGCCGCCGCCCCGCACCCAGATGTGAAAGCCATTAGGAGCGCCTTGATCACCAACCCGCTGCTAAACGTGGAGGTAGTGCTGGGGCCGTTCCAAAATCCTAAGTTCCAGTCCCCGTATGATGCCGCCATCCTGCACCAGATTCCCAACAGCAACGGCATGGGCACCAACTGGCTCCAGCGCCTGCGCACCGCCAACGTCCCCAGCTTCTACATTTTGGGTTCCCAGACCGATTTCAACGCGTTCAACAACCTGCAAGCGGGCATCACTTTGCCCAGGCCGTCTATTCAATTTGACGAAGTGCAGCCGCTGTTGAACGCAAAATTCCAACGCTTCGCCACCGAGCCCATTGCCAAAGGGCGCATCAGAACCTGGCCGCCGGCCGCCGTCACCTTCGGGGATTGGGCTTTGGGCGGCTCCACGGAAATAATATTGTACCAGCAGGTGGGCAATGTGCAGTCCACAAAGCCTTTGCTGGTGTACAAGGCATCGGCGCCCGCGCCAACGGCCGTTCTGTTAACCGACGGAAGCTGGCAATGGCGACTCTCAGAAGCGGCAGACCACGGCGAGGCCCAGATTTATGATGACCTCATGACGCACATGGTGCAACTGCTGGCCAACCGCCGCGACCAGAAACGCCTGCACGTGTACCCCGTGAAAGATGAATTCAACGTGTCTGAGGAAGTGATTTTACAAGCCGATGTCTATAATGCCGTGCAGGAAGAAGTGTTCGGGCAGACGGTTTCGCTCACCCTCACCCGGGAAGGCGGCCAGCAGACGCGTCACCGGTTTAAACATGAACAAGGCGGCGAAGGCCTGAAACTAGGCGCCCTGCCCGGCGGCGTGTACCGTTACAGCGCCACCACCCAGGCAGACGGGCAGACCCACACAGACACCGGCGAGTTTTTGGTAGTGGAGCAGAACCTGGAAGCCCTGCAAGCCGTGGCAGACCATGAACTATTGAACCAACTGGCCCAGCGCTCAGAAACCCGGCTGTATTACCCCACGCAACTGGCCCAACTGGAGCAAGACCTGCTGGCCGCCAATTTCAAAACCATTTTGCGCAGCAAGGAAGAAGAGAAAAACCTGCTAGAGCAATCCTGGTATTACATTCTGCTCCTGGTGCTGGCCTGCGCAGAGTGGGCCCTTCGGCGGTATTACGGAAGTTTATAA